A window of the Chaetodon trifascialis isolate fChaTrf1 chromosome 9, fChaTrf1.hap1, whole genome shotgun sequence genome harbors these coding sequences:
- the dlc gene encoding delta-like protein C encodes MARLLLSCLLLLVSAQTTLSSGVFELKIDSFTSSRSVCRSQSRDCQIFFRVCLTHSQDVINPEPQCSYGTALTEIFGADSNSISESAPIRVPLEFKWPETFFLIIEAWNAESSGLESTENQNNLISRLATRRRLTGGEEWSQDVHFGNQSELRYSYHLVCNEHYHGEACSAYCRPRNDTFGHYTCDDDGNRRCQEGWRGQYCSDPICAAGCSEEHGFCESPGECVCRQGWQGRRCDECARHPGCLHGTCQQPWQCNCKEGWGGLYCDQDLNYCTNHKPCRNDASCTNTGQGSYTCTCRPGFSGKNCEIKTNECNSNPCRNGGSCKDLESDYLCVCPQGFQGKNCETSGIECTDDPCFNGGTCIENVAGGYSCRCPFGFTGSNCEKRIDRCSSNPCANGAQCLDLGKRVMCRCPPGFTGSRCETNIDDCAGNPCRNAGTCVDGINDFTCTCTLGFTSKDCSVRTSPCDQFPCNNGGRCFTHFTGPVCQCPPGFMGARCEHSLIMPTTKPPGNNSALIAAIALGLVTLILLVCAAIHILRQLRQGRLLRAMATSVKNDLETVNNRNAVIGGGGPNNGSLPGAPLGGLREKEAFLISGGHLKVSNKDAALVEKGSDNMAVFKNKMADCNLVKEEQRLAKNKFDLKKCDSSIIVPPLSFAKDSLYHPVFIIPEQMEQCVFATEV; translated from the exons ATGGCGCGTTTGTTGCTGTCGTGtctcctgctgctggtgtcagCGCAGACG actCTGTCCTCCGGGGTCTTCGAGCTGAAGATCGACTCCTTCACCAGCTCCCGCAGCGTCTGTCGCTCCCAGTCGCGGGACTGCCAGATATTTTTCCGCGTCtgcctcacacactcacaggacgTCATCAACCCGGAGCCGCAGTGCTCGTACGGCACCGCGCTCACCGAGATCTTCGGCGCCGACTCCAACTCCATCTCCGAGAGCGCGCCCATCAGGGTGCCCTTAGAATTCAAGTGGCCG GAGACCTTCTTTCTGATCATTGAAGCCTGGAACGCGGAGTCTTCTGGACTCGAGTCTACAG AGAACCAAAACAACCTGATCAGCCGGCTGGCCACCCGCCGCAGGCTGACTGGGGGGGAGGAGTGGTCCCAGGACGTGCACTTTGGCAACCAGAGCGAGCTGCGCTACTCCTACCACTTGGTGTGCAACGAGCACTATCACGGCGAGGCCTGCTCCGCCTACTGCCGGCCCCGCAACGACACCTTCGGCCACTACACCTGCGACGACGACGGGAACCGCCGCTGCCAGGAGGGCTGGAGGGGCCAGTACTGCTCAGACC CCATCTGTGCAGCGGGGTGCAGCGAGGAGCACGGCTTCTGCGAGTCTCCCGGGGAGTGTGTGTGCCGGCAGGGCTGGCAGGGGCGGCGCTGCGACGAGTGCGCCCGACACCCCGGCTGCCTCCACGGGACCTGCCAGCAGCCCTGGCAGTGCAACTGCAAGGAGGGCTGGGGGGGCCTCTACTGCGACCAAG ACCTGAACTACTGCACCAACCACAAGCCGTGCCGGAACGACGCCTCGTGCACCAACACCGGCCAGGGCAGCTACACCTGCACCTGCCGACCCGGGTTCTCCGGCAAAAACTGCGAGATCAAGACCAACGAGTGCAACAGCAACCCCTGCAGGAACGGCGGCAGCTGCAAA GATTTGGAGAGCGATTATTTATGCGTGTGCCCTCAAGGCTTCCAGGGGAAGAACTGCGAGACCAGCGGCATAGAGTGCACAGATGATCCCTGTTTTAATGGAGGGACCTGCATTGAGAATGTGGCCGGCGGGTACAGCTGCCGCTGCCCGTTTGGGTTCACCGGCTCCAACTGCGAGAAGAGGATCGACAGATGCAGCAGCAACCCCTGCGCTAACG GCGCTCAGTGTTTGGACCTCGGTAAGCGCGTCATGTGCCGCTGTCCGCCAGGCTTCACCGGCTCTCGCTGCGAGACCAACATCGACGACTGCGCCGGGAACCCCTGCCGCAACGCCGGCACCTGCGTTGACGGCATCAACGACTTCACGTGCACGTGCACACTCGGCTTCACCAGCAAGGACTGCTCCGTGCGCACCAGCCCCTGCGACCAGTTCCCCTGCAATAACGGCGGCAGGTGTTTCACCCACTTCACCGGCCCCGTGTGCCAGTGTCCGCCAGGCTTCATGGGTGCACGCTGCGAGCACTCTCTCATCATGCCGACCACAAAGCCACCCGGGAATAATTCTGCGCTGATTGCCGCCATCGCCCTCGGCCTGGTCACGCTGATACTGCTGGTGTGTGCCGCCATCCACATTCTGCGTCAGCTCCGCCAGGGCAGATTGCTAAGAGCCATGGCCACATCGGTGAAGAACGACCTGGAGACGGTGAACAACCGCAACGCAGTGATCGGTGGGGGCGGACCCAATAATGGCAGCTTACCAGGAGCACCACTGGGCGGcctgagagagaaggaggccTTCCTTATCTCTGGAGGACATCTGAAAGTGTCCAATAAGGATGCAGCACTGGTGGAAAAGGGCAGTGACAACATGGCagtgtttaaaaacaaaatggcgGACTGTAACCTGGTGAAAGAGGAGCAACGCCTGGCCAAGAACAAGTTTGACCT AAAGAAGTGTGACTCGTCCATCATCGTCCCTCCTCTCAGCTTCGCAAAGGACAGTCTGTATCACCCAGTCTTCATCATCCCAGAGCAGatggagcagtgtgtgtttgctactGAG GTATAA